A window from Solanum stenotomum isolate F172 chromosome 7, ASM1918654v1, whole genome shotgun sequence encodes these proteins:
- the LOC125871450 gene encoding uncharacterized protein LOC125871450, with protein sequence MNFTFLNSILERVSLRLPLLFYAATWTTILTIIVAVASFSPEFAFVSAITPSSSFSQACHHHHHNRNENGYVRIPLDLPLEVFCFPSQVFKRSQMDLIVPPIFAATIVAVSAYVVKAFALWEVDDQHNQF encoded by the coding sequence atgaacttcactttcttgaacTCAATTCTTGAAAGAGTGTCATTAAGGCTACCATTACTATTCTATGCAGCAACATGGACAACTATTTTGACGATAATCGTAGCTGTGGCATCATTTTCTCCAGAATTTGCCTTTGTTTCCGCGATAacaccttcttcttccttctctcAAGCttgtcatcatcatcatcataatcgTAACGAAAATGGATATGTAAGAATACCATTGGATCTTCCATTAGAGGTTTTTTGTTTCCCTTCTCAAGTTTTTAAAAGATCTCAAATGGATTTAATTGTTCCTCCTATTTTTGCTGCTACTATTGTGGCTGTATCTGCTTATGTTGTTAAAGCTTTTGCTTTATGGGAAGTTGATGATCAACATAatcaattttga
- the LOC125870063 gene encoding LOB domain-containing protein 24-like, translating to MNDADVRGKCAACKYQNNICDENCPLAPFFPSNKVDEFGKVIRLYSIDTLINMLNSVTANEEKAKMAETLILEAKIRYENPVYGSIAVIEKLNLEIEETHKELDLVQKTTAFYKELGKRSSLNKKNEEISTSSTQSLQEYMSNLTLEEAMSITDHPIIQDVKKDHNF from the exons ATGAATGATGCAGATGTGAGGGGTAAATGTGCAGCATGtaagtaccaaaacaacatATGTGATGAGAATTGTCCATTAGCTCCATTTTTTCCTTCCAACAAAGTTGATGAATTTGGTAAAGTTATTCGACTTTACAGCATTGACACTCTCATAAATATGCTTAATTCTGTTACTGCTAATGAGGAAAAGGCAAAAATGGCTGAAACCCTAATTTTAGAGGCTAAGATTAGGTATGAAAATCCTGTGTACGGAAGCATTGCCGTTatagaaaaattgaatttagaaattgaagaaactcaTAAGGAGCTTGACTTGGTACAAAAAACAACTGCTTTTTACAAAGAATTGGGTAAAAGATCATCCTTGAACAAg aaaaatgaagaaatctcTACAAGCAGCACACAAAGCCTTCAAGAGTACATGTCTAACTTAACTTTGGAAGAAGCTATGAGCATTACTGACCATCCTATCATTCAAGATGTGAAAAAGGATCATAATTTCTGA